In Bacillus sp. Cs-700, one genomic interval encodes:
- a CDS encoding lipopolysaccharide assembly LapA domain-containing protein: MKGQWGLVVALLFALIIAVFSVVNVDPVQVNYVFGTSDWPLVLVILGSVLMGAILVLGFGMVKYYKLKRELKKLQKENEKLKSEPITTETKSVHTPLDGEAMDEGTGTDGE, from the coding sequence TTGAAAGGACAATGGGGATTAGTGGTAGCACTTTTATTTGCCCTGATTATTGCTGTTTTTTCAGTTGTGAATGTTGATCCAGTTCAAGTAAATTACGTATTTGGTACATCGGATTGGCCGCTGGTGCTTGTTATATTAGGATCGGTTTTAATGGGAGCCATTCTTGTTCTTGGTTTTGGGATGGTCAAATATTATAAACTGAAAAGAGAACTTAAAAAGTTACAAAAAGAAAATGAGAAATTAAAATCTGAGCCGATCACTACTGAAACCAAATCAGTGCATACGCCACTTGACGGAGAAGCGATGGATGAAGGTACAGGTACGGATGGAGAATAA
- a CDS encoding cation diffusion facilitator family transporter: MNKEERFRKAEIAAIVGILGNIILAVLKGVIGSISNSRALIADAAHSASDVAGSFAVFVGLRAAKLPPDKDHPYGHGKAESIAAIIVAVLLLLVGVEIGISSGKAIFNPIEAPGTLALYGALISIIVKEVMFQYKYRLGKKIKSDALIVNAYEHRSDVYSSIAVLIGIAGAILGSRLNLPWLIYADPIAGIFVSVLIAKMAVKLGFESIHTTLDHVLHEEDTTEYKELIIGMPGVVNLDEFYAREHGHYVIIDMKLGVDPEISVKEGHDIGKAVKERLLEEDEVHDVLVHINPFEPKEKKSE; encoded by the coding sequence GCGATTGTTGGGATTCTAGGAAATATTATTTTAGCTGTGTTAAAAGGGGTTATTGGCTCAATCTCCAACAGTCGAGCCCTTATCGCCGATGCGGCACACTCGGCTTCAGACGTGGCTGGATCATTTGCTGTTTTTGTAGGATTGCGTGCAGCGAAACTGCCGCCAGATAAAGATCATCCTTATGGTCATGGGAAGGCGGAATCGATCGCAGCCATTATCGTAGCGGTTTTATTATTATTGGTAGGAGTGGAAATTGGCATTAGTTCTGGAAAAGCTATTTTCAATCCGATTGAAGCTCCAGGAACGCTTGCGCTATACGGTGCTTTGATTTCAATCATAGTAAAAGAAGTGATGTTTCAATATAAGTACCGATTGGGTAAAAAGATAAAAAGTGATGCACTTATCGTAAATGCATACGAACATCGTTCTGATGTCTATTCTTCTATTGCTGTTTTAATCGGGATTGCGGGAGCTATTTTAGGAAGCAGGCTTAACTTGCCATGGCTCATTTATGCGGATCCTATTGCAGGGATATTTGTATCCGTGCTGATTGCAAAAATGGCTGTTAAACTTGGTTTTGAATCGATTCATACGACGCTTGATCATGTGTTGCATGAGGAAGATACGACTGAGTATAAAGAACTGATTATCGGAATGCCAGGCGTTGTGAACCTTGATGAGTTTTATGCTAGAGAGCATGGGCACTATGTTATTATTGATATGAAGTTAGGCGTGGACCCAGAAATTTCCGTTAAAGAAGGTCATGATATCGGTAAAGCGGTGAAAGAACGCCTTCTTGAAGAGGATGAGGTTCATGACGTATTAGTTCATATCAATCCTTTTGAACCGAAGGAAAAAAAGAGTGAGTAA